One Calditrichia bacterium DNA window includes the following coding sequences:
- a CDS encoding diaminopimelate epimerase gives MKNQPIRFHKLHGAGNDFVIIDNRSDGKHARFDGKNAALIRRICDRHFGVGADGLMLISEDTDSDFQLEYYNADGFPGEMCGNGARCAVWLAHLLGVTGRQCKFIVWGENYEAEVLENQQVRLKMNPPTFSAERQNLQSLCDNRFPEMGWLNTGVPHLVVKSAENLAALDVRKFGAYFRYHPKFEPEGVNVNFVVPESEHQLNVRVYERGVENETLACGTGAVACAIYAAQQWQWQSPVRVNAVGGVLQIAFDPDFQQIYLTGPVATVFEGELNELYFQNNAVVNQ, from the coding sequence ATGAAAAATCAACCAATCCGGTTTCATAAATTGCACGGTGCAGGCAACGATTTTGTGATTATTGATAATCGTTCCGACGGGAAGCATGCGCGATTTGACGGAAAAAATGCTGCGCTGATCCGGCGCATTTGCGATCGCCATTTCGGCGTTGGCGCGGACGGGCTGATGCTTATTTCGGAAGATACCGACTCGGATTTTCAACTGGAATATTACAACGCGGATGGCTTTCCCGGCGAAATGTGCGGAAACGGCGCCCGCTGCGCGGTTTGGTTGGCGCATCTTTTGGGTGTTACGGGGCGGCAGTGCAAATTTATTGTCTGGGGCGAAAATTATGAAGCCGAAGTTCTGGAAAATCAACAAGTTCGGTTAAAAATGAATCCGCCGACTTTTTCCGCGGAACGGCAAAATTTGCAATCGCTGTGCGATAATCGCTTTCCGGAAATGGGCTGGTTGAATACCGGCGTGCCGCATCTGGTGGTAAAATCTGCCGAAAATTTGGCAGCGCTGGATGTGCGCAAATTTGGTGCATATTTTAGATATCATCCGAAATTTGAACCGGAAGGAGTGAATGTTAATTTTGTTGTGCCGGAATCCGAACATCAATTAAATGTGCGGGTATATGAACGCGGTGTGGAAAATGAAACGCTCGCCTGCGGAACGGGTGCGGTAGCTTGCGCGATTTATGCCGCGCAGCAATGGCAATGGCAATCGCCGGTTCGCGTAAATGCGGTTGGCGGCGTTTTGCAGATCGCGTTTGATCCCGATTTTCAACAAATTTATTTAACCGGACCGGTCGCAACCGTTTTTGAAGGTGAACTGAATGAGTTGTATTTTCAAAATAATGCAGTTGTAAATCAATGA
- a CDS encoding Ig-like domain-containing protein, whose translation MPETFGKFDGFPPGNRYISTDMMQKFSDQKWIRLPLFLAIALVFQFCAIRQSPPGGPEDKTPPQVLRTFPAIDSIGVDQLEFLEVEFDESIDPASLRDQIWMMPELPNGFETKVSGGRKLRILLSDSLEDNQTYIVNIGTGVKDYRNNKLESPISLTFSTGNHIDRGEIAGKVLAEKAQDIYILAYPFDNDFSDSIFFNEKARYYTQVSTNGDFRIGYLRSGKYRVFALSDRNRDRIYTLQTDEIGFPSQDVQLDSTQLRFENLNFTMVREDTIAPKIARARSLNLHRIEIQFSEDLALLQQPAISLVDSLSGDSLTIFSTEVDTESPNRVLVFTAEQRETVYLGTIDKFNDAFKNEANGDFRLSTKAKEDTVTAKLLNISPADGTRNIRYESTVEVAFSHPLDTLSFLENTIFETADSQSVSGKWRFKTRRNPVFTPDSLFRSAQSYVLRLNVPEIFSVYQQPFGDSLLVSGFSAWDFSDLGEIGGTIAVPDSSGQAIIEVREMNKSQEFRYVVAANKPYLLPNLPDGIYQLKAYWDINQNGLYEQGQSLPFEFAEPLRVYPDTVKVRKRWTTDGINLRFE comes from the coding sequence ATGCCGGAAACCTTCGGAAAATTCGATGGATTCCCGCCGGGAAATCGTTATATTTCGACCGATATGATGCAAAAATTCTCTGATCAAAAATGGATTCGACTACCGCTTTTTCTGGCAATTGCGCTGGTTTTTCAATTTTGCGCTATCCGTCAAAGCCCGCCGGGTGGCCCGGAAGATAAAACGCCGCCGCAGGTGCTGCGCACTTTCCCGGCAATCGATTCGATTGGTGTCGATCAATTGGAATTTCTGGAAGTGGAGTTTGACGAATCTATCGACCCGGCGTCGTTGCGCGACCAGATCTGGATGATGCCGGAACTGCCCAACGGATTCGAAACAAAAGTGAGCGGTGGTCGCAAATTACGTATTCTGCTGAGTGATTCGCTTGAGGACAATCAAACCTATATCGTGAACATCGGGACAGGTGTTAAAGATTATAGAAACAATAAGTTAGAATCGCCAATTTCGTTAACTTTTTCCACCGGAAATCACATCGACCGGGGCGAAATCGCTGGAAAAGTTCTGGCTGAAAAAGCGCAGGATATTTACATTTTGGCGTATCCGTTTGATAATGATTTTTCAGACAGCATTTTTTTTAACGAAAAAGCGCGCTATTACACGCAAGTTTCAACAAATGGCGATTTCCGGATCGGCTATTTGCGCAGTGGCAAATACCGGGTTTTTGCACTTTCCGACCGTAACCGCGACCGGATTTATACGCTGCAAACGGATGAAATCGGTTTCCCGAGCCAGGATGTGCAGCTCGACTCTACTCAACTTCGCTTCGAAAATTTAAATTTTACGATGGTTCGGGAAGACACGATCGCCCCAAAAATTGCCCGCGCCCGATCGCTCAATCTGCATCGCATCGAAATCCAGTTCAGTGAAGATTTGGCTCTGTTACAGCAGCCAGCTATCAGTTTGGTGGACAGTCTTTCCGGCGATTCGCTGACTATTTTTAGCACAGAAGTGGATACGGAATCACCCAACCGGGTGCTCGTTTTTACAGCGGAACAGCGCGAAACGGTGTATTTGGGCACTATCGATAAATTTAACGATGCTTTTAAAAATGAAGCGAATGGCGATTTCCGGCTTTCCACGAAAGCGAAAGAGGACACGGTAACTGCGAAACTGCTGAACATTTCGCCGGCGGATGGCACCAGAAATATTCGGTACGAATCGACTGTTGAGGTGGCATTTTCGCATCCGCTGGATACGCTTTCTTTTCTCGAAAATACAATTTTTGAAACGGCAGACAGCCAGTCCGTTTCGGGCAAATGGCGGTTTAAAACCCGACGAAACCCGGTTTTTACGCCCGATTCGCTGTTCCGGTCAGCGCAAAGTTATGTGTTGCGATTGAACGTGCCGGAAATTTTCAGTGTGTATCAACAACCATTTGGCGATTCGCTGTTGGTCAGCGGTTTTAGCGCGTGGGATTTCTCCGACCTTGGGGAAATTGGGGGAACAATTGCCGTTCCCGATAGCAGCGGTCAGGCGATCATCGAAGTGCGTGAAATGAACAAATCGCAGGAATTCCGATATGTTGTAGCTGCCAACAAACCCTATTTGTTGCCAAACTTGCCGGACGGGATTTATCAATTAAAAGCATATTGGGATATCAATCAAAATGGATTATATGAACAGGGGCAAAGCCTGCCGTTTGAATTTGCAGAGCCGTTGCGGGTCTATCCGGACACCGTGAAAGTGCGGAAACGCTGGACGACCGACGGCATCAATTTGAGGTTTGAGTGA
- a CDS encoding mannose-1-phosphate guanylyltransferase, with protein sequence MTIYSVLMAGGVGTRFWPRSRETSPKQVLNIVGEQTMIQATHRRLKNLSIDENVLVVTNSIQKQLIHEQIPQLKDKSFLIEPFGRNTAPCIGLAAVHVAAQDPNGIMMVLPADHVISNVDEFESVMKLAANFADEHNALVTMGITPYEPATGYGYIQGGKVAMDAGEHKVLKVRTFAEKPNLDTATRFLESGDFFWNSGMFVWKATAILQEFEKLMPEMHDLLMEIADSIGSPNYHDVLKNAYERMQNVSIDVGIMQRSERVYVIPANMGWNDVGSWETVYDISAKDKHSNAGRYRELVNVGSQGCLAYSPDKIVALVGVEDLLVVDTGDALLVCHKSAAQDVKHIVDELKKKGLKQWL encoded by the coding sequence ATGACAATATATTCCGTTTTAATGGCAGGCGGTGTCGGTACGCGATTTTGGCCGCGCAGCCGGGAGACATCGCCAAAACAAGTGTTGAACATTGTTGGTGAGCAAACCATGATTCAGGCGACCCATCGCCGGTTGAAAAATTTGTCGATCGACGAAAATGTGCTGGTGGTGACCAACAGCATCCAGAAGCAATTAATCCATGAACAAATTCCGCAATTGAAAGATAAAAGCTTTCTGATCGAACCATTTGGACGGAACACTGCGCCGTGTATCGGATTGGCAGCCGTTCATGTAGCCGCGCAGGATCCCAACGGAATAATGATGGTTTTACCGGCAGATCATGTGATCAGCAATGTTGATGAATTCGAGAGCGTAATGAAACTCGCCGCAAACTTTGCAGACGAACACAACGCACTGGTGACCATGGGCATAACGCCGTACGAGCCTGCCACGGGTTACGGTTACATTCAAGGTGGAAAAGTGGCAATGGACGCGGGTGAGCATAAAGTGCTGAAAGTGCGCACATTTGCGGAAAAGCCGAATCTGGATACTGCCACACGCTTTTTGGAAAGCGGTGATTTCTTCTGGAATAGCGGTATGTTTGTGTGGAAAGCGACCGCCATTTTACAAGAATTTGAAAAACTGATGCCGGAAATGCATGACCTGTTGATGGAAATTGCAGACAGCATCGGCAGCCCGAATTATCACGATGTTCTGAAAAATGCCTACGAACGCATGCAAAATGTGTCCATCGATGTTGGTATTATGCAGCGTTCCGAACGGGTGTATGTCATTCCCGCAAATATGGGCTGGAATGATGTGGGCAGTTGGGAAACCGTCTACGATATTTCCGCGAAAGATAAACATAGTAATGCCGGAAGATATCGGGAACTGGTGAATGTTGGGTCGCAAGGTTGCCTGGCATATTCCCCGGACAAAATAGTTGCGCTGGTTGGTGTTGAAGACCTTTTGGTTGTCGATACCGGTGATGCGTTGCTGGTGTGTCACAAATCTGCTGCGCAGGATGTTAAACACATCGTTGATGAACTGAAGAAAAAAGGATTAAAGCAATGGCTGTAA
- a CDS encoding 1-acyl-sn-glycerol-3-phosphate acyltransferase produces MSHQLFFLCPNCLAEDQFIQNRCKNCDAKIDIQPYSVTCGKKQFSIAEYYQFLLKHLSVEQSAHFRSTDAFPDALRVSDVATLRQGKTPVAIRGYRGWFNRTILAPENIAEGHLIFEEGALRFISPEKQWYFPATKITAITTDSHYLEFKRRGEPFFHIHFHNESALKYEILVRKWLQQNYTRLNLGDICEFQPHIRTTSPTPGKRIWQISPGNPPPESATEKIVKKLIAALLRLLLRPLIRIRFEGLENWQPDMPGFVLVNHQSALDPFIVTAFLDHRIAFLTKASAFTHTTQRKFLQWVMGIPTTRYQHDSAVIRDIKTMLQQGVKVGVFPEAERCWNGKLQPFKYGLVKTIMASQMPVFCIQLENVFDFWPRWSSLPRRAKVVFRIHPPFCLLPEVTGVDEQRQFLESIFSETQQL; encoded by the coding sequence ATGTCCCACCAGCTCTTTTTCCTTTGCCCGAACTGCCTCGCCGAAGATCAATTTATTCAAAATCGTTGTAAAAACTGTGATGCGAAAATCGATATTCAACCGTATTCGGTGACCTGCGGTAAAAAACAGTTTAGCATTGCCGAATACTATCAGTTCCTATTAAAACATCTTTCCGTTGAGCAGTCTGCCCACTTCCGTTCAACAGATGCGTTTCCCGATGCCCTTCGCGTGAGCGATGTCGCGACGTTGCGACAGGGGAAAACACCGGTGGCAATCCGGGGATATCGCGGATGGTTCAACCGCACAATTCTTGCGCCGGAAAATATTGCCGAAGGACACCTGATATTTGAGGAGGGCGCACTGCGTTTTATTTCGCCGGAAAAACAGTGGTATTTTCCAGCCACAAAAATCACAGCGATAACGACAGACAGCCATTATCTGGAATTCAAACGGCGTGGCGAACCGTTTTTTCATATTCACTTTCACAACGAAAGTGCCCTGAAATACGAAATTTTAGTGCGCAAATGGTTGCAACAAAATTATACGCGTTTGAATTTGGGTGACATTTGTGAGTTTCAGCCGCACATCCGCACGACATCACCAACACCGGGAAAGCGCATTTGGCAGATATCTCCGGGAAATCCGCCACCAGAATCTGCCACCGAAAAAATCGTGAAAAAATTGATTGCCGCGCTGCTGCGTTTGTTGCTGCGCCCATTAATCCGCATCCGGTTTGAAGGGCTTGAAAATTGGCAGCCAGATATGCCGGGATTTGTTTTGGTCAATCACCAAAGTGCGTTGGATCCGTTTATTGTCACGGCATTTTTGGATCACCGGATTGCATTTCTCACGAAAGCTTCTGCGTTTACACACACAACACAACGCAAGTTTTTACAATGGGTTATGGGAATTCCAACAACCCGTTATCAGCATGATTCGGCTGTCATTCGCGACATCAAAACGATGTTGCAGCAAGGTGTGAAAGTGGGTGTCTTCCCCGAAGCCGAGCGTTGTTGGAACGGAAAATTGCAACCTTTTAAATATGGATTAGTGAAAACAATAATGGCATCGCAGATGCCGGTTTTTTGTATCCAACTGGAAAATGTGTTCGATTTTTGGCCGCGCTGGTCGTCACTTCCGCGCCGTGCGAAGGTTGTTTTTCGCATTCATCCGCCATTTTGCCTGCTGCCCGAAGTTACGGGTGTGGATGAACAGCGCCAGTTCCTCGAATCCATTTTTTCCGAAACACAACAACTTTAG
- a CDS encoding T9SS type A sorting domain-containing protein: protein MFKKALSVMIVLSLSLFAKEFNTKKAQKVTPADEERWEQKISGLGNYPQTQSVQVAGRVEIGRTWYDYATNNVMGRMISYAPNGIHVTFMKRAGSATATRYVTYDYFDYSFGDFFGNQSVTTDRQTGWGRLMTGKDGEAIISLHNNPTQMWFDTYDINSGPGYNFQSNVGVETNPGVFAGQARHGDTLVFITQGASEWADGSFKYSFDYGTTWQSNSALSVTTDNGNGERWPDFNPTNPSQIKHGLSLTPPEFGGDPVIGGATYFVTTNDWGVTWDTTRVTDNDEVFLTKFGQTTYSIAAFQQFNAMFTQNGTYHMIFSAVQAIRDTMTSTLQDYKPILYWNDSLNKLVQINDTLYAAPSDTATITALQSLYPGNGIGNAYAHIAEGPNGELLAVWQQWEASPIDGSIVTAVGTGGIEKFMTDIWGAYSPDGGTTWSYTFKIAGNPGESDVYPNIPENFKFDASGDSIIVDLAYMFDPDPGCSLFADENGPAEAIWYYERVGINTNDLTYKPSFGASAADYDVLFTNDMSVQIAVGNFDPNNAADIAFVRGSFNGWSEDNPMSPNIFTPTDYEALVVINLTPQVDTVAYKFFYRSAANGDVWEGGADYKFTPTGNETDTDANGNPNYDVPRRFFDNVTVSDVFTTAEDIIFEADMYAAAAFLADSGAITFGGGNVTAIDTVYLAGSVPKTTPALAWVWDLTPGDPAREALQMNDTGTNGDAVAADGVWSITINFGVGAPKNIFWKHGISGHDNEAGFQQDWNENVAEVAAANGGRVYKIFGANGDYYTAYVGIEDLDEDFFSQPETYALFQNYPNPFNPSTTIEFALSSASNVTLEIFNIVGQKVRTLVSDRMIAGGYQAVWDGRDDRGTTVGTGVYIYRLTANDFVQTRKMLLVK, encoded by the coding sequence ATGTTTAAAAAAGCGTTATCAGTTATGATTGTCTTGAGCTTGTCGCTTTTTGCAAAAGAATTTAATACCAAGAAAGCACAGAAAGTGACACCGGCTGACGAAGAACGCTGGGAACAAAAAATTTCCGGACTCGGCAATTATCCTCAAACACAATCTGTCCAGGTGGCAGGGCGAGTAGAGATCGGTCGTACTTGGTACGATTATGCAACAAACAACGTCATGGGTCGTATGATTTCATATGCGCCCAATGGTATTCACGTTACTTTTATGAAAAGAGCAGGTTCTGCAACTGCCACACGTTATGTAACTTATGATTACTTTGATTATTCCTTTGGTGATTTCTTTGGCAACCAATCCGTTACAACGGACCGTCAAACCGGTTGGGGACGTTTAATGACCGGAAAAGACGGTGAAGCAATTATCTCGCTGCACAATAACCCGACCCAAATGTGGTTTGATACCTATGATATCAACTCGGGGCCCGGATATAATTTCCAAAGCAATGTCGGTGTTGAAACCAACCCGGGTGTCTTCGCTGGACAAGCCCGACATGGAGATACTTTAGTGTTCATTACTCAAGGTGCAAGTGAGTGGGCAGATGGTTCATTTAAGTACTCCTTTGACTACGGAACGACTTGGCAAAGCAATAGTGCTTTGAGTGTAACAACAGATAATGGAAACGGAGAACGCTGGCCAGATTTCAATCCCACCAATCCGTCACAAATCAAACATGGTCTTAGCTTAACTCCTCCTGAATTTGGTGGCGACCCAGTTATTGGTGGTGCAACATATTTTGTTACTACTAATGATTGGGGGGTAACTTGGGATACCACCAGAGTTACTGATAATGATGAAGTGTTCCTGACGAAATTTGGACAGACAACATATTCAATTGCTGCTTTCCAACAATTTAACGCAATGTTTACCCAAAATGGTACTTACCATATGATTTTTAGTGCGGTGCAAGCCATCAGGGACACCATGACCTCCACATTGCAAGACTATAAGCCAATTTTGTACTGGAATGATAGCTTGAATAAGCTGGTACAAATCAACGATACGCTCTACGCTGCACCGTCTGATACAGCAACTATTACAGCACTTCAGAGCTTGTATCCGGGTAATGGTATAGGCAATGCATATGCGCATATTGCTGAAGGTCCTAACGGTGAATTGTTAGCCGTTTGGCAACAATGGGAAGCCAGCCCGATAGACGGTAGTATTGTAACAGCCGTCGGTACCGGTGGAATTGAAAAATTTATGACTGACATTTGGGGCGCTTATTCCCCCGATGGTGGTACGACATGGAGCTATACGTTTAAAATTGCCGGTAATCCTGGCGAATCTGATGTATACCCGAATATACCGGAAAACTTTAAATTTGATGCTTCCGGCGATTCGATTATTGTTGATTTGGCGTATATGTTTGACCCAGATCCAGGCTGTTCCTTGTTTGCCGATGAAAATGGCCCGGCAGAAGCCATTTGGTATTACGAACGCGTTGGCATTAACACCAACGACTTGACCTACAAGCCATCATTTGGCGCTTCAGCAGCTGATTACGATGTATTGTTCACCAACGATATGTCCGTTCAGATTGCTGTGGGGAACTTCGATCCGAACAACGCGGCAGATATCGCATTTGTACGCGGTAGCTTTAACGGCTGGAGCGAAGACAATCCGATGAGCCCGAATATCTTCACCCCGACCGATTACGAAGCGCTGGTTGTCATTAATTTGACCCCGCAAGTAGATACCGTTGCTTATAAATTCTTCTATCGTTCGGCTGCAAATGGTGATGTATGGGAAGGTGGCGCAGACTACAAATTCACCCCGACCGGTAACGAAACCGATACCGACGCAAACGGTAACCCGAACTATGATGTACCGCGCCGCTTCTTCGATAATGTTACCGTATCGGATGTATTCACAACTGCTGAAGACATCATTTTCGAAGCGGATATGTATGCAGCAGCAGCATTCCTGGCGGACAGCGGTGCAATTACCTTTGGCGGCGGAAACGTAACCGCTATTGATACTGTTTATTTGGCCGGCAGTGTACCCAAAACCACCCCGGCATTGGCATGGGTATGGGATTTGACACCTGGCGATCCTGCACGCGAAGCCTTGCAAATGAACGATACCGGAACCAATGGCGACGCTGTTGCCGCGGACGGTGTATGGTCAATCACCATCAACTTTGGTGTTGGCGCTCCGAAAAACATCTTCTGGAAACATGGTATTTCCGGACATGACAACGAAGCCGGATTTCAACAAGACTGGAACGAAAACGTAGCTGAAGTTGCTGCCGCTAACGGTGGCCGTGTTTACAAAATTTTCGGCGCAAATGGTGACTATTATACCGCATATGTAGGTATCGAAGATCTGGATGAAGATTTCTTCAGCCAGCCGGAAACCTACGCATTGTTCCAAAACTACCCGAACCCCTTTAACCCCAGCACAACCATCGAGTTTGCATTGAGCAGCGCCTCAAATGTAACGTTGGAAATTTTCAACATCGTTGGTCAAAAAGTACGCACGCTGGTTAGCGATCGTATGATTGCCGGTGGCTATCAGGCTGTTTGGGATGGTCGCGATGATCGTGGAACGACAGTTGGTACCGGTGTTTACATTTATCGTTTGACAGCAAACGATTTTGTTCAAACCCGTAAAATGTTGTTAGTGAAATAA
- the rplS gene encoding 50S ribosomal protein L19, which translates to MDILNTVTANQLVTDIPQFKAGDTLDVHVRVIEGDKERIQVFSGVCIKRRGGGVNETFTVRKISNGIGVERVFPLHSPRIAKIEVLRIGRVRRAKLYYLRSLQGKAARIKEKRSS; encoded by the coding sequence ATGGACATTTTAAATACGGTGACAGCAAACCAGTTGGTAACAGATATTCCGCAATTTAAAGCCGGCGATACTTTGGACGTGCATGTGCGCGTTATTGAAGGCGATAAAGAGCGTATTCAGGTGTTTTCGGGTGTATGTATCAAACGCCGTGGCGGCGGTGTAAACGAAACGTTCACCGTTCGCAAAATCTCTAACGGCATTGGTGTTGAACGCGTATTTCCTTTGCATTCACCCCGCATTGCAAAAATTGAAGTGTTGCGCATCGGGCGTGTACGTCGCGCGAAACTGTATTATCTGCGCAGCTTGCAGGGCAAAGCTGCACGCATCAAAGAAAAACGCAGCAGCTAA
- a CDS encoding carboxypeptidase-like regulatory domain-containing protein, with the protein MLKRFYLAFLSLSLLFGVFAQQAGKISGVVRDKANGEPLPGVNVIVEESLLGASTDADGSYVILNVPPGTYTISFEYIGYQSIKVENVRVVPDITKRLDMDLSTTTIEIDEAITVVAEKPFFEAAATNTVRVLDAEEIERIPVRGINSIVSYNAGVVAADGSGGDTDNATINVRGGRGNETLFIVDGIPYNDVVFGNVTGTIPDAAIEQVSSQLGGFSAKYGSAQSGVINITTKSGAAKFYGGTDLVSSNITDDYNYNSATGFLGGPLFGKFSFFGSGEYIQTDDDRPRASGLVIPSAGIDLKARPGMGSDVTRFTTKVDGNFEKFKITFSSNGSYRNSRQYIHDYAKNASDHYPLIKENVLGGAMRFSHVVNQTTFWDITARAKNTYYRRGDGVWFEDLESYGDAEANALRGVILPQGDGSNVLVDSLGGVFYDKGRIFNLFQKYEINTYGLDFNMTKQFDNHLLEVGATVDQHQVRYYTNNPIDIAENVDSESEEIRYTKTVGVFYGYDIFGNEISNQNFRTVEGDMFEESAPKQPINAGAYIQDRIEFQDFILNLGVRWDYFEPDFDRIRDPNNIFSFGDNPNRLDVDDYEKAPSESYISPRLGFAFPMTEKTVFHAQYGIFRQAPRFFDIYDSWNNIDVIEQRDGQGQNNGHVQMERTTNYEFGFKQQFGNIASLDVTAYYRNVEGLINVTTVRSQFGQTTRTYISTVNQDFGTIKGMAFSFNLRRMGPVTTKIDYALSLSEGTGSDPSSSRVATFRNPNNAVPLAIAPLDFDQRHTFTASLDIRSGNDEGPNIFGSKLLENSGATFLINYNSGRPYTPLETANPLTDNSQYGNTTQYVNSALAGSLFRIDLRVDKDIRIGNFSITPYLWIQNLLDRDNFVDVWPSTGKPDDSGYLNTPEGEQLVRSTSPSSPDFVSDFKALERDPENYGLPRIIRLGLKAKF; encoded by the coding sequence ATGTTAAAACGCTTCTACCTTGCCTTTCTATCTCTCAGCCTATTGTTTGGCGTCTTTGCACAGCAAGCCGGAAAAATCAGCGGCGTTGTTCGTGACAAAGCCAACGGTGAGCCGTTACCCGGTGTTAACGTAATTGTTGAAGAATCGTTGCTGGGTGCATCGACAGATGCGGATGGCTCATATGTTATCCTTAATGTGCCGCCGGGCACGTACACCATCAGTTTTGAATACATCGGCTATCAGTCGATAAAGGTGGAAAACGTGCGGGTTGTGCCGGATATTACCAAACGGCTGGATATGGATTTGAGCACCACAACTATCGAAATCGACGAAGCGATTACGGTTGTGGCAGAAAAACCGTTTTTTGAAGCAGCAGCAACCAACACCGTTCGGGTGCTGGATGCGGAAGAAATTGAACGGATTCCGGTTCGCGGTATCAACTCCATCGTGTCGTATAACGCGGGTGTTGTTGCAGCGGACGGCTCCGGTGGCGATACGGACAACGCCACAATAAACGTGCGCGGTGGGCGCGGTAACGAAACGCTATTTATTGTGGACGGGATTCCATATAATGATGTGGTTTTCGGTAACGTTACCGGAACAATCCCTGACGCAGCTATCGAGCAGGTTTCCTCACAACTCGGTGGATTCAGCGCGAAATATGGGAGTGCGCAATCCGGTGTTATCAATATCACCACCAAAAGCGGTGCCGCCAAGTTTTACGGTGGAACCGATCTGGTTTCTTCCAACATAACGGATGACTACAATTATAATTCTGCAACCGGTTTTCTCGGTGGTCCGTTATTTGGCAAATTCTCGTTTTTCGGCTCCGGCGAATATATTCAAACCGATGATGATCGCCCCCGCGCCAGTGGTTTGGTGATCCCATCTGCCGGTATCGATTTAAAAGCGCGTCCGGGAATGGGCAGCGATGTTACCCGCTTTACAACAAAAGTGGATGGTAATTTCGAAAAATTCAAAATTACCTTTAGCAGCAACGGTTCATACCGCAATTCTCGGCAGTATATTCACGATTATGCCAAAAACGCATCCGATCACTATCCTTTGATCAAAGAAAATGTGTTGGGTGGCGCCATGCGCTTCTCTCATGTGGTCAATCAGACCACATTTTGGGATATTACGGCACGCGCCAAAAATACATACTATCGTCGCGGCGATGGTGTGTGGTTTGAAGACCTCGAATCGTACGGCGATGCTGAAGCAAACGCGTTGCGAGGTGTAATTTTGCCGCAAGGCGATGGCTCCAACGTGTTGGTCGATTCCCTTGGCGGTGTTTTTTATGATAAAGGCCGTATTTTCAACCTCTTCCAGAAATATGAAATCAACACTTACGGTTTGGATTTTAACATGACCAAACAGTTTGACAACCATTTGCTGGAAGTTGGCGCAACGGTCGATCAGCATCAGGTGCGGTATTACACAAACAACCCGATTGACATTGCCGAAAACGTAGATAGCGAATCGGAAGAAATTCGCTACACCAAAACCGTGGGTGTTTTTTACGGCTACGATATTTTTGGCAACGAAATTTCCAACCAAAATTTCCGCACAGTTGAAGGCGATATGTTTGAAGAATCTGCACCCAAACAGCCAATCAATGCCGGTGCGTATATTCAGGATCGCATAGAATTTCAGGATTTCATCCTGAATTTGGGTGTTCGCTGGGATTATTTTGAACCGGATTTCGATCGCATCCGCGATCCGAACAATATTTTCTCATTTGGCGATAATCCCAACCGACTGGATGTAGATGATTACGAAAAAGCACCATCAGAAAGCTACATCAGCCCACGATTGGGTTTTGCTTTCCCGATGACCGAAAAAACGGTATTTCATGCCCAATACGGTATTTTCCGGCAAGCGCCGCGCTTTTTCGATATTTATGATTCGTGGAACAATATTGACGTGATCGAACAGCGCGATGGCCAGGGCCAAAACAATGGTCATGTGCAAATGGAGCGCACCACCAACTACGAATTCGGTTTCAAACAACAGTTTGGCAACATTGCCAGTTTGGATGTTACCGCATACTACCGGAATGTGGAAGGGTTGATCAACGTTACAACCGTTCGCAGCCAGTTCGGGCAAACCACCAGGACTTATATTTCTACGGTGAACCAGGATTTTGGAACGATAAAAGGGATGGCTTTTAGCTTTAATTTGCGCCGGATGGGACCGGTTACCACAAAAATTGACTACGCGCTCTCGTTGAGCGAAGGCACTGGTTCGGATCCTTCCAGCAGCCGGGTGGCAACTTTCCGCAATCCGAACAATGCAGTGCCGCTGGCAATTGCGCCACTGGATTTTGACCAACGCCATACTTTTACCGCAAGCCTGGATATTCGATCAGGCAATGACGAAGGACCGAATATTTTCGGTTCAAAATTATTGGAAAACTCCGGTGCGACATTCCTGATTAATTACAATAGCGGACGCCCGTATACGCCGCTGGAAACCGCAAATCCGTTGACGGATAATTCGCAGTACGGGAATACAACGCAATATGTGAACAGTGCACTTGCCGGTAGCTTGTTCCGCATCGACTTGCGGGTGGATAAAGATATCCGCATTGGTAATTTTTCGATTACGCCGTATTTATGGATTCAAAATTTACTGGATCGTGACAATTTTGTTGATGTTTGGCCATCAACCGGAAAACCGGATGATAGCGGTTACCTGAACACGCCCGAAGGTGAACAATTGGTTCGCAGTACATCACCTTCCAGCCCGGATTTTGTTTCGGATTTTAAGGCGCTCGAAAGAGATCCTGAAAATTACGGTTTACCGCGGATTATCCGTTTGGGGCTGAAAGCAAAGTTCTAA